In a genomic window of Coriobacteriia bacterium:
- a CDS encoding aminotransferase, translated as MPSHYAQLSVEELDAEISQLEAAVDEIRARGLKLNMARGKPSPEQLGLSLPMLDVLDSSSDLTASDGTDCRNYGCLMGIPECRALFGDILGVPADQVFVGGESSLTVMYDTMSHAMTHGVCGGEPWLLQMARAKERGGSLKWLCFVPGYDRHFSITQSFGFELIAVPLGPDGPDMDAVERLVTDPSVKGMWCVPQFSNPSGVTYSDEVVDRIAALSPAAPDFRVFWDNAYCEHSLAADFSDDERVANVFKACERAGHPDLVYAFCSTSKITLPGSGVSALGTSPANLADLQKTLAVQMIGHDKINQLRHVRFLRDMDGLREHMRAQAAVLRPRFELVEKRLSEGLGELGIASWSHPRGGYFVSFDGPQGSAKAIVALADSCGVKLTGAGSTWPYGLDPHDANIRIAPSFPTLEELGAALDVFVTCVKLVSARLERSARTEA; from the coding sequence ATGCCGTCGCACTACGCACAGCTTTCGGTCGAGGAGCTCGACGCTGAGATCTCTCAGCTCGAGGCCGCTGTCGATGAGATCCGCGCCCGTGGTCTCAAGCTGAACATGGCCCGTGGCAAGCCCTCGCCCGAGCAGCTCGGCCTGTCGCTGCCGATGCTCGACGTGCTGGACTCGTCGTCGGACCTCACGGCGTCGGACGGCACGGACTGCCGCAACTACGGTTGCCTCATGGGTATTCCCGAGTGCCGCGCGCTGTTCGGCGACATCCTCGGCGTGCCGGCCGACCAGGTATTTGTTGGCGGGGAGAGCAGCCTCACCGTCATGTACGACACGATGAGCCACGCCATGACGCACGGTGTGTGCGGCGGCGAGCCCTGGCTGCTGCAGATGGCGCGCGCCAAGGAGCGGGGCGGCTCGCTCAAGTGGCTGTGCTTCGTGCCCGGCTACGATCGCCACTTCTCCATCACGCAGAGCTTCGGTTTCGAACTCATAGCTGTGCCACTGGGCCCCGACGGCCCCGACATGGACGCCGTCGAGCGTCTCGTGACTGACCCGAGCGTCAAGGGTATGTGGTGCGTCCCGCAGTTCTCCAACCCGTCGGGCGTCACGTACTCTGACGAGGTCGTCGACCGCATCGCCGCGCTCAGCCCGGCTGCGCCCGACTTCCGCGTGTTCTGGGACAACGCGTACTGCGAGCACTCGTTGGCCGCCGACTTCTCCGATGACGAGCGCGTCGCCAACGTGTTCAAGGCGTGCGAGCGCGCCGGCCACCCCGATCTCGTCTACGCGTTCTGCTCGACGTCCAAGATAACGCTGCCCGGCTCGGGCGTGTCGGCGCTCGGCACGTCGCCGGCCAACCTCGCCGACCTGCAGAAGACGCTTGCGGTGCAGATGATCGGCCACGACAAGATCAACCAGCTGCGCCACGTGCGCTTCCTGCGCGACATGGACGGCCTTCGCGAGCACATGCGCGCCCAAGCGGCCGTGCTGCGCCCGCGCTTCGAGCTCGTGGAGAAGCGCCTCTCCGAGGGCCTTGGCGAGCTAGGCATCGCGTCGTGGAGCCACCCACGCGGCGGCTACTTCGTGAGCTTCGACGGACCGCAGGGCTCGGCCAAGGCCATCGTCGCGCTGGCGGACTCCTGTGGCGTCAAGCTGACGGGTGCCGGCTCCACGTGGCCGTACGGGCTCGACCCACACGACGCCAACATCCGCATCGCCCCGAGCTTCCCGACGCTCGAAGAGCTCGGCGCGGCGCTCGACGTGTTCGTGACGTGTGTCAAGCTCGTGAGCGCGCGTCTCGAGCGCTCCGCTCGGACGGAGGCCTAA
- a CDS encoding ABC transporter substrate-binding protein, with protein MENVTNRAMSRRSFVGGALATGAMLAMAANSRAAFASESAAGDAEDIPEVDEPNLANGVQGGTMTYYLTNPVGIEPFTTEEDQGVEVASNLFDTLVTWDWGNQKVAPLAAESWEVNDDATVYTFHLRKDAKFHNGQPVTAQDFKYSWERICRVDYKPAPSSQGTKIGQVKGADEMMAGEATEMEGVECPDDYTLVVTLKAPYGDFLLDVTDISTAPIPNGMAATEADYQTFRLAPIGNGPFMMDGEWVDGQNIAIKRFDDYWGEKPFIDGCVFQIYANDQTAWTEFQAGNLDFTSVPSGQFTLARDTYGEADGDGFLANPGHQYYTGDELSIFYLLINNEDDVMSNVDVRRAISCAVDRQAICDTVFQGTRSPADNILMPGIVAYESGAWADCPATKDAAKAGEYLDKAGYPAGADGKRGLSITLSTNSSSTNETVMTMVQADLAAVGIDATIDVQEWAAYLDNCQNGNFQMGRMGWVLTAPNAFSVLSDLFETGFPNNYSRYASAEFDEAIESACQIADDDERNEAYKKANAIVAEGFPVIPLMYYTHYYVASARMNNLFLNPGTVSRLNRCWLSA; from the coding sequence ATGGAGAACGTGACGAATAGGGCGATGAGCCGTCGTTCCTTCGTTGGCGGTGCACTGGCCACCGGTGCGATGCTCGCTATGGCTGCCAACAGCCGTGCTGCTTTTGCCTCTGAGAGCGCTGCGGGCGACGCCGAGGACATTCCCGAGGTTGACGAGCCGAACCTGGCCAATGGTGTCCAGGGTGGCACGATGACGTACTACCTGACGAACCCCGTTGGCATCGAGCCGTTCACGACGGAGGAGGACCAGGGCGTCGAGGTTGCCTCCAACCTGTTTGATACACTCGTGACGTGGGACTGGGGCAACCAGAAGGTCGCCCCCCTTGCCGCCGAGAGCTGGGAAGTGAACGACGACGCGACCGTCTACACGTTCCACCTGCGCAAGGACGCCAAGTTCCACAACGGCCAGCCCGTGACCGCCCAGGACTTCAAGTATTCGTGGGAGCGCATCTGCCGCGTTGACTACAAGCCGGCTCCCTCCTCGCAGGGCACGAAGATCGGCCAGGTCAAGGGCGCTGACGAGATGATGGCCGGCGAGGCCACCGAGATGGAAGGCGTCGAGTGCCCTGACGACTACACGCTCGTCGTGACGCTGAAGGCCCCCTACGGTGACTTCCTGCTCGACGTCACCGACATCTCGACGGCTCCTATCCCCAACGGCATGGCCGCAACTGAGGCGGACTACCAGACGTTCCGCCTGGCGCCTATCGGCAACGGCCCGTTCATGATGGACGGCGAGTGGGTCGACGGCCAGAACATCGCCATCAAGCGCTTCGATGACTACTGGGGAGAGAAGCCGTTCATCGACGGCTGCGTCTTCCAGATCTACGCCAACGACCAGACGGCGTGGACGGAGTTCCAGGCCGGCAACCTCGACTTCACGTCGGTGCCTTCCGGCCAGTTTACGCTCGCCCGCGACACGTACGGCGAGGCTGACGGCGACGGCTTCCTGGCCAACCCCGGCCACCAGTACTACACCGGCGACGAGCTGTCGATCTTCTACCTCCTCATCAACAACGAGGACGACGTCATGAGCAACGTCGACGTGCGCCGCGCCATCTCGTGCGCCGTTGACCGCCAGGCCATCTGCGACACGGTCTTCCAGGGCACGCGCTCGCCTGCGGACAACATCCTCATGCCGGGCATCGTGGCCTACGAGTCCGGCGCGTGGGCTGACTGCCCCGCCACGAAGGACGCTGCAAAGGCGGGCGAGTACCTCGACAAGGCTGGCTACCCGGCCGGTGCCGACGGCAAGCGCGGCCTGTCCATCACGCTGTCCACGAACTCCAGCTCCACGAACGAGACCGTCATGACGATGGTTCAGGCCGACCTGGCCGCCGTGGGCATCGACGCCACGATCGACGTTCAGGAGTGGGCTGCCTACCTGGACAACTGCCAGAACGGCAACTTCCAGATGGGTCGCATGGGCTGGGTCCTCACGGCCCCGAACGCCTTCAGCGTCCTGAGCGACCTGTTCGAGACCGGCTTCCCGAACAACTACTCGCGCTATGCGAGCGCGGAGTTCGACGAGGCCATCGAGTCCGCTTGCCAGATCGCTGACGATGACGAGCGCAACGAGGCGTACAAGAAGGCCAACGCCATCGTGGCCGAGGGCTTCCCCGTCATCCCGCTCATGTACTACACGCACTACTATGTGGCCTCTGCCCGCATGAACAACCTGTTCCTCAACCCGGGCACCGTGTCGCGTCTCAACCGCTGCTGGCTCTCCGCGTAA
- a CDS encoding LysR family transcriptional regulator, whose protein sequence is MNIGQIRFFVSAVELGSFSRVAKQQSVTVQAVSKAIIGLETQLGNELFSRGARGGVTPTEFGLAFYEQAVEALGRFDGLENFSRSYTASHRGPSLRLGLLTPLFRDYGKICAGIAAGLGSRLGMKTELIPSIDADVMRMLGTGEIDGVISLGKRDQPVLDCLQVGSVPVGVVMSTDHELAGSHSVALADAARFPLAYARDLDAFTKEVLASFAGQGLCPEAIPIEGFDHYVDLVTRRQALVLCVAAKSVVDTTSEPRICLRSLVTPDGPMTVPLYVDTLSSFKSPQFLQYVSHLRGLRIF, encoded by the coding sequence ATGAATATTGGGCAGATCAGGTTCTTCGTGAGCGCCGTCGAGCTGGGAAGCTTCTCTCGCGTTGCCAAGCAGCAGAGCGTGACGGTGCAGGCCGTCTCCAAGGCCATCATCGGTCTGGAAACGCAGCTGGGCAACGAGCTGTTCTCGCGCGGCGCCCGCGGCGGCGTCACCCCGACGGAGTTTGGCCTTGCCTTCTACGAGCAGGCGGTCGAGGCACTGGGGCGCTTCGACGGGCTCGAGAACTTCTCGCGCAGCTACACGGCGTCCCATCGCGGACCTAGCCTGCGCCTCGGTCTGCTCACGCCGCTGTTTCGCGACTACGGCAAGATCTGTGCCGGCATCGCCGCGGGGCTGGGGAGCCGCCTCGGTATGAAGACGGAGCTCATCCCCTCTATCGACGCTGATGTCATGCGCATGCTGGGCACGGGCGAGATCGACGGTGTTATCTCGCTGGGCAAGCGCGACCAGCCCGTGCTTGATTGCCTGCAGGTTGGCTCTGTGCCCGTCGGCGTTGTCATGTCGACCGACCACGAACTCGCTGGCTCTCACTCTGTCGCACTTGCGGATGCTGCCCGCTTTCCTCTGGCCTACGCGCGGGACCTTGACGCCTTCACCAAAGAGGTACTCGCCAGCTTCGCAGGCCAGGGCTTGTGTCCCGAAGCCATACCCATCGAGGGCTTTGATCACTATGTCGACCTCGTTACTCGGCGCCAGGCTCTTGTGCTGTGCGTCGCGGCGAAAAGCGTCGTCGACACGACTTCCGAGCCGCGGATCTGCCTGCGTTCCCTTGTGACGCCCGACGGCCCCATGACGGTGCCTCTCTATGTCGACACGCTCTCGTCGTTTAAGTCCCCGCAGTTCCTCCAGTACGTCTCTCACTTGCGAGGCCTGCGTATCTTCTAA
- a CDS encoding serine hydrolase: MSDTPPPSHNVDASASPQRHRAVPRWLTHVVAPLLCAATAGSLTLFGGVTALASCGIGDPLSASLRGDASQGASAWGDAAGTVVREGGSDTSVLDLSGVSSLRLSYAVRDALEPLAQQWGDQLSVSFVALNADTASGLVDGNEALPTGSVSLNGDVAIPSASMIKLAILACLLDESAQGHVDLDTTLELTPDDVVGGSGTLQHAEPGTTYTLEELAYRMIAESDNVATNMIIGVLGKDAINAEAARLGLSHTELHHTMMDTTGTDPENNCTSADDVARILAMVATGLLVNADSSALAQDFLEAQTVDMGLDAGVPDGVVVAHKTGTIEGAIHDGGIVYASGQTYVLSIMTQGLDYAEATSLIEHVSSTVYAAVEDMA, from the coding sequence GTGAGCGACACGCCGCCCCCCTCACACAACGTCGACGCGTCCGCCTCCCCGCAGAGACACCGAGCCGTCCCGCGCTGGCTCACGCACGTCGTCGCGCCGCTGCTCTGCGCCGCGACCGCAGGCTCGCTCACGCTGTTCGGCGGCGTAACGGCGCTCGCAAGCTGCGGCATAGGCGACCCGCTGTCGGCAAGCCTGCGGGGAGACGCCTCGCAGGGCGCCTCGGCCTGGGGCGACGCCGCCGGCACCGTCGTGCGCGAGGGCGGCTCAGACACGTCGGTGCTCGACCTGTCGGGCGTCTCGTCGCTGCGGCTCTCCTACGCCGTGCGTGACGCCCTCGAGCCGCTCGCTCAGCAGTGGGGCGACCAGCTGAGCGTGAGCTTTGTCGCGCTGAACGCCGACACGGCCTCCGGGCTCGTCGACGGCAACGAGGCGCTGCCCACCGGCTCCGTCAGCCTCAACGGTGACGTGGCGATCCCTTCAGCGAGCATGATCAAGCTCGCGATCCTCGCGTGCCTACTCGACGAGTCGGCGCAGGGGCACGTCGACCTGGACACGACGCTCGAGCTCACGCCCGATGACGTCGTCGGGGGAAGCGGCACGCTACAGCATGCGGAGCCCGGCACGACGTATACGCTCGAAGAGCTCGCCTACCGCATGATCGCCGAGAGCGACAACGTGGCGACGAACATGATCATCGGCGTGCTCGGCAAGGACGCTATCAACGCCGAGGCCGCCCGCCTCGGGCTCTCGCATACAGAGCTGCACCACACGATGATGGACACGACCGGCACGGATCCCGAGAACAACTGCACGTCAGCCGATGACGTAGCCCGCATACTCGCCATGGTCGCAACCGGCCTGCTCGTCAACGCCGACAGCAGCGCGCTCGCCCAGGACTTTCTCGAAGCGCAGACCGTCGACATGGGGCTGGACGCCGGCGTGCCTGACGGCGTGGTCGTCGCGCACAAGACCGGCACGATCGAAGGTGCCATCCATGACGGAGGCATCGTGTACGCGTCCGGGCAAACGTACGTGCTCTCCATCATGACGCAGGGGCTGGACTACGCCGAGGCAACCAGCCTCATCGAGCACGTATCGAGTACCGTGTACGCTGCCGTCGAGGATATGGCATAG